The following proteins are encoded in a genomic region of Zea mays cultivar B73 chromosome 9, Zm-B73-REFERENCE-NAM-5.0, whole genome shotgun sequence:
- the LOC103639018 gene encoding uncharacterized protein, with the protein MWGILAMEGFTGAHASSRVILACAAPSPTVVLPMKLPVSRPPLVSPPCPRRYASLATPPCSSPRHRGQPLARALPRHGDTGFPDPFRLASMPSLRFVLVQERLHFLYESRLAVGKSSEGFQALQQSTPGPASRPLLHRRVRLIVPSLSFTSSHG; encoded by the exons ATGTGGGGTATCCTCGCCATGGAGGGCTTCACGGGCGCGCACGCTTCTTCTCGCGTCATCCTTGCTTGCGCCGCCCCTAGCCCCACCGTCGTCCTCCCCATGAAGCTGCCGGTGAGCCGCCCCCCTCTCGTGTCGCCTCCATGTCCGCGCAGATATGCCTCGCTCGCCACCCCGCCGTGTTCCTCCCCGAGACACCGTGGCCAGCCTCTAGCCCGCGCTCTTCCTCGTCACGGCGATACCGGCTTCCCGGACCCCTTCCGGCTTGCTTCCATGCCTTCGCTTCGGTTTGTTCT GGTGCAGGAGAGGCTACACTTCCTCTATGAGTCAAGGTTGGCTGTCGGCAAGAGCTCCGAAGGGTTCCAGGCGCTGCAGCAATCTACACCAGGGCCAGCTTCGCGTCCACTTCTGCACAGGCGAGTGCGGCTAATTGTTCCAAG TTTAAGCTTCACCTCTAGTCATGGGTAA